The Numenius arquata chromosome 11, bNumArq3.hap1.1, whole genome shotgun sequence genomic interval TTAGACAGTGGACTGTAAGCTCCAGAGTAAATTCcacagagggaggtgagaggGACAGTGCAAGAGTCTTTGCACTGGGCCTTGTTGAAACAACCTGCCAAAGGTGAAGTTTCTTCTCAGCTCGTGCTAACCATTGGTTTAGTCAACATTGTCTGCAACTGAGGGTTTATGCCATTCATTCATATATAACTCGATATGAATAATCTCACTTTCCTTATCCATGTCTGTTCATTAAGACCTGTTAATTTGGTCCAGACAGTTCAGTAAATTCAGACTGGAAGTTACACTAAGGTGTATGGTAACAAGAGGAGTTCTTCAGGAAAGCTCTGCAAAGAGATCCCCTCTGCTCCCTTCCAGCTCCTGTGATGACTGTTTGTCTTGGCTTACCTTGTGTGGCTCCCTCAGCACTGTTTTTCAGATTTCCCGTAAATGTATTGGGATGAGCCTTTGGAAGGGCATCTCTCTGCATGTGTGGCTTTGCCTGTCCAGCCCTTACGTTGAACACAGTGTCCCATAGTCTGCATGATTCTGTCTCAGACTGCATACACAAAGGAGTCATGCATTTTTGGTGCAGGTTCTCCGTGTAGCTTTTGGGACTTTTTATAGGTACTTCTCAGTGTCTTTTCCCAGAAGAAGCCACCAGACAGTGAAGAGCCCAGTGGTGTCTTTGTGGACTTCAGTGGTGGCTGCTTCTTGCTCATGTGCTTTTCCCTTCTACTCTTTGTTAGGTGCTCCTACGCTTTCCCGGCTTTTAGAAGCTGGTCCTGCACAGTTCACCTCACCTCTTGCTTCCTTCTCCGCTGTTGCCAGCGAAACTCCAGCTAAGCTCCTGCCACCCCCCGTAGAGCCTGTGCCCCAGGCAACCATTGTCATGATGCCCACGCTGTCAGCACCATCCGTtgtgccaccagctgcagctccAGAAAGCGTAGCCACAGGTGCGTTCCTGAACTACGCACTCGTAGGTCATGCACTGCTGGAAAGCAGATCTTCCCTTGGAATCAGCACCCAGCGAGCTCTTAGCTGGCTTTTTGTCACCTCAGACTCACCATCCTTGCTGAAAGGACGGTTACGGCTGGGTTCTCGAGTAAACAGatggttttaaacagaattttctgggtgggggtgggggtgctaATGGTATGTTGCTGGAATCTCACTTTATCTCTACTGTGGGAAAGCAAACCcatatttgtcttttatttttctaagccATGCTATTGTGGGTGGACCTGGGATACTTGCAGTTGGTGCTTGGTCTTACCCACTGTAGTATTTGTTGATGTGGGTGTGACTTCTCCAGATTGGTCTCTGATTGTCACTCATCCTTGTGCAGTGAGCCAGCCAGAAGCCTGTGTTTCCATGGAGGCAGTGTCTGATTCCCATACAGTGACAGTGTCCATGGACAGCAGTGAAATATCCATGATCATTGATTCCATCAAGAAAGAGTGCCTGGGTTCTGGGGCTGGCAGCGCTGCAGGATCTTCCAAAGATCACTGCATAGATGGGAAAGAAGACCTGGATTTGGCTGAGAAAATGGATATTGCAGTGTCCTACACGGGGGAAGAGCTGGACTTTGATACTGTTGGAAATATTATAGCCATCATTGAGGACAAGGTAAATGAACAAAGCAGAGTGCCAGTCCTTTTGCTCCACATCTAGTTAGGTTAATCTCAAGTGATTACTGTTCAGCAATTTATATAGTTAAAACAAGTAAGAAATAAGTATTCCACAGGGCACATTCTCACCACTGTTATCCAGATCAATAGGAAATGACTCTATGACACCATTGCTGCTAGACTGCCACATTTAGCCTGGTGCTCCTTCAGAGTGCAGAAagaaatctcttttcttcctcatgttgGGTAGGGTTTGGGTCACGTCTCTGGCAGACAAATGAGCGCTGCTTGCAGCATACTTTCCAGGAGTGCTGTATTCCTGAAACTGAAGCTCCACAGGAGACTCTGCAGGGAGTGATACAAGTCTCCCTGCAAAAGGCAGCTTTGTAAACCCGGTACACCAGGTTTTCCACAGTTGTCTCATTATCGAGtaacatgaacttttttttttttaatccctttttctGACTTCAGCCTGCActgctgtgtgtttgttttggcaaTAAAGGTAGATGACCACCCTGAAGTCCTGGATGCAGCAGTTGTTGAAGCTGCTCTGTCTTCTTTCTGTGAAGATACTGATGATCCTCAGACCCTGCCTGGCCCATGGGAACACTCAATTCGTCAGGAGCATGAGAAACAGGCCCAGATACCCCAAGTGTCTGTGACTGTGAAGCAGGAGAGACTGGAGTGTGAGGAGCCAGAGGCAAAGGGAATTCGAGACCTAATGGGTATTGGAGAGCTGGGATCAGAAATAAAGACAGAACCTCCAGAGCAGGAGCAGAATCAGCTGGGCCCTGAGGAAACCATACCAACAACTGCAAGAGTGACAGAAACACCAGAGCTCAGAAATCAAGAGGTAGAAGAGGATCAAAGAGTATCTGTAGCAGCAGTTGAGACTTCTGAAATTGAGATAGAATCAGCCAAGGGAGAAGACGCAGTTCACAATACGGTGAAGACAGAGGTATGTGAGCAGAGAAGCTGTCTGGAACTGGTGTGGGGAAAGAAAGGAGCAGTTGTGGCAGGTAGGAAAGAAGCTTAGAGGAAGGATGACTGCTGGGTTGAAGGTGACCCTTCAATGAATGTGACTTGACTGTTTTTGTGGGAGTCATGCTGCTGATCTGTTCGATCTGCAGAGAAGCTCTCTGTTTTAGGCAGTACCTTGATGTATCTCCCCCCGCCCATGTGCAGAATTGCTGTTGGGAAGGTGCTCAGTGAACTTCATTGCCTTGAGTTAGGTTAGGCTGAGTGAGATGTGCCCACACCTTCACTAAAGTAAGCTGACACAAACATCTAGATTTGTGCATTTCTCTTCCCTCCAGACCCCACCTGATGATGATTCATCCCCTCCACAAGTCCCAAATGTGAGTGAAGACTCCTCACAGGCTGATGTTCAGCACAAATTTGAGCTGTCAGGTAACTTAATTCAGCTAGGAAATCTTTTACATGCAACATTATTAGCTGGTTAGATGTCAGTGATCTGGTTCAGgttttttggggaggagggagaaaagatatGTGTAGGAACAGTGGTAATTATTGCAGGACAGTAGGCATTGGTGCAGGAGCTTTTGTAGGAAAGACTGCTTTGGAGAATcaacctttctgcttttctttctttctttcacagagTCAATGAAGGAGGAGGCCCAAGCCCTGTTTAGGAGTCAGATGAAGGTAATTCTGGATTGGCTGTAGTCATCTTGGGTTTATTAGTAACAtctcgctgctgctgcttcctggctcacatctgctgaaaagcaaagcttGCATTCAGTTTTCTGCACTGAGAAGAGAATTCGGTAGTCTGAAGTTGGAGCTAAAGGGGAGATTGGTTCAGGCACTATAAagctgtatgtatgtgtgtttctgtttctgcagggggaggcagggcaaGGTAGAGTGACAAGGATTTTATGAAAGTGCCTGTACAGTTGTCAACAGCCGTAGCAAGAAAATAACTTTGCTTGCTGAACCATAATTGCTTTGGAGGCTCTGAGTTGCTGCTGTAGCTGGCTGTGCAGACTCACGGACTCTGTGTTTCAGGATGGGCAGGGTGAAGAGGATGATGAGGATGGTGCCAGTGAGGCTGCCAGTTTGGAGGAACCCAAAGAAGAAGATCAGGGTGAGGGATATCTATCGGAGATGGATAACGAGCCCCCTGTGAGTGAGAGCGATGATGGCTTCAGTGTCCATAATGCACCTTTACAGTCTCACACGCTCGCCgactccatccccagcagcccaGCCTCCTCGCAGTTGTGAGTATCAGTGAAGCTCTCAGGCACGCAGATGCAAATCCCAGGCTATTTTGTGGAGCGAGTGTAggattcttgtttctgttttgctgacTGAGTTAGTCTGAAGGGGGAATTGCTTACAAGCATGAGTGCGCAGACAGCACCATAGTACCAggtcccatttttttctttctgtctttggcaTGGGTTAGCGTAGGCATGTCAAAGGCAAAATGAACCATAAGGTTTCTGCTCCGAGGCAGTATGCAGACTCCTGAAGGAAGTCCtgttcttttcttcccagctcaGTGTGCAGTGAGGACCAGGAAGCAATACAGGCCCAGAAGATCTGGAAGAAAGCCATCATGCTAGTTTGGAGAGCAGCAGCTAATCACAGGTGAGTTTGATATCTTGAAAAATGGCAGAAAGAAATGACTAATCCTAGACAAGTTTCCACTCTCCCATCTCAGAGACTCATCTGCCTTGGTACTGGGAAATGATGAATCATATTGTTACTGGTAGCAGACAAATAAATACGAGagcatgaaataaatttttaccAGGAAGAACTGGCCCTAAGTGGATTCCTTCTCTCTACAGGTACGCCAATGTCTTCCTGCAGCCTGTAACTGACGATATAGCACCAGGCTACCACAGTATTGTGCAGAGGTGAGTCTCAGCAGTCTTTTGTCATTAGGACTCCGTATATTTGCATATTTGTGTACGGATTTCTGGCAGAAACGATGTAGTTTTTGGCTGCCATGCAGACTGCAAGActtggaagattatttttttctggcataAACACAGAAACAGTTTTAGTCAGAAACAGGTTTCTCCAAGAAAAGGGTCATCTTTGGTAACAAATACATATCTTTACACAGCCCTGTCTTTGAATAAAGTACAGTGACTTACgtagaacatttttaaaagtagagTGATATGTGACTGATTTGCTTCTCCCAGTTTCTATCCAAGGGTATGATTTAATCCTTGAAATTCCAAAGACCTATCTTCTTTAATCAGCATTTTTTACTGTCCCAAGTAGTGGGTTCTTCACTAGAATCCCCTGCTAGCCCCCAAAATCTCTCCTAAGCAGTTCAGTGGTTGCAGCTCTACTCCTTGGTGCCTTCTTCAGTGATGCCTGGAGAAGGCAAATGCCTTTCCTGAGGCATCTGTCATGCTGTTTTTACCGTTCATGGTGACTGCTGGACAGGCTGTGTCTTCTGACCTGAGGCCTTGGTACTCAGGAATCCAGCCTGTGTAGAGGAGAGCCTATTGATTAAATTAAATGCATGGCCTAACTAGACATTTTATGGACCTGGGGTTGTTCgcaaaagcatgggaaaaaagttaaatatttctgttgctattttgGCTGCATTTCTTTCATAGGCCAATGGATTTATCTACCATCAAAAAGAATATTGAGAATGGGCTGATACGAACCACAGCTGAGTTCCAGCGTGATATTATGCTGATGTTTCAGAATGCAGTTATGTACAACAGCTCTGACCACGATGTGTACCACATGGCTGTGGAGATGCAGCGAGATGTCCTGGAGCAGATCCAGGTAAAGTACTGAGCCGAGGCAGTGCATCTGCCTTGGTCCATAGTTATGGGAAAGACTTATGGATGTAAGACCACGGTTTCGCTCACAGTGTCTTTGAACTAAGTAGTCCCATCTTCCCCTGCATCTTTCTTGTGCTAGCTCAAGTGTTTGTGGTGAACTAAATTGTGGGTAAGTAAAAACTAATGCAGCAAAGTGTTTTTTACGTTCAGCCCAGACCAATTTCAAATCTAGTTTCCTTCAGGGAAGTGCTTAGGCCAGCAAGAACTAGGGTGTGGTTCAGGAACAGAAACAAGCAACAAGAACGTTGAATGACAGGGGACGTGATTGCTTCTTTTGGTGGCTGTGCTGGTGTACATGAAACTGTGttctatcaatatatgccatttAAAATTTCTTGTGAAGTAGGATGTCCCAGCTGGCAAGCCTAAGAGAGTTTGAACTGGGGTTTTGTAGTTCCTCAGGACTTGTGGCTTCTGAGGTAAATGGGGGAACTTATTCTGAGCAGCGGACAAGGAACTGAAACTGTCTCTGACCCAATCGTTCCCGGCCTGTGGTTTGTGATAGTTCACTGACACACACTAACTGAGCTTGTTTTGCCTGCGAATCTTAACAGTGTGGTTTCCTTGCAGCAATTTCTGGCCACACAACTGATCATGCAAACATCAGAGTCAGGGATCAGTGCAAAGAGCCTGCGTGGGCGAGATTCCACTCGCAAGCAAGATGCTTCAGAGAAGGTGAGAATGCTGCACCCTGTGGAGGGCTGCACCCTGCCCTGTGAAGGGCACTTGGTATGTTTTGAAGAATCCCAAGGTAATGCATGAAGTTCCCATACCGAAGATAGGCAGAATGTTCTTTGAGATTGCAATAGGTCCAAGATCTTCATGTgaagattttctttaaatgtgtcTATGGGTTAGATTTCATCTCTGGATGTGTATGTCATCCCAGAGGCAGGTCTCATGAGTGTTTTCTGTAATCCAAATAGTTCTATTCCCTGTTCTTAAAAACAGGTGATGAAAACTTTAGGGAAACGAACAGAGTATTGGCAGAGGCATGGTGTGGCAGGAAGGTGAAGGTGTAGACAATTGGAAGACTAGGCTCTGCTGTGTTCTTCACTTCCTAATCAGATTTTTGGAACCAGGGAATCACTCCAGTCTGGTTTGCTCTGTAAAATGCACCAGAGAACCTTTGACTTCCACACTGATCTGGACTAATAGCAAtgtagttttgtttggtttttgtcttcTGTAAAGATACATCCAAACGATTAAGTGACCTCAGGTGCTCTCAGCTGCTGCACACAACATTGTGACAGCAAGGACCGCCTGTTTAGTTCTAGCGGCAACTGCACAGTGCAGAAGTTGTTTGGTAGATCAGGCCTTGCCATGGCTGAGGAGGGAATATCCCTTTCCTAGCATTCTGACTCTTGCAGTATCCCTCTTTTGTCCATTTTAATGTTCTGCTGCATAAGACTGATGCCATGCGGGATGGGGAGTGGGGCACATGTTTCTCTATGCTCGTGCGTGGGCGCAGTGCTTCTATGTGGTGTGTGCATCTCTGTATCTGATATCTGATAAGTCCTTCTGTTTGGCCTTTTAACAGGACAGTGTCCCAATgggctctcctgccttccttctctctctctttgtaagTATTGAAAGGCTCCAGCGGGTACTGCAGTACTGCTGGCAGAGTGCTCTGCTCCTTGTCTGGGTGATCACTGCACTGTCACAGCATCCTTAGCATTGCAGCAGTATGCATTTAACTTACGGGCTGTGCAACTATGTTAGAGAAGAAACATCTCAGTCCTTTATTCTCAGCGTGGGTGAGTGGGAGGGGCTTCAGCCTTTTGTTCTGGTTCCAAGTGTTCTCGTTTTGTCatctgcctttgctttttttcacaacttctctcctgctttctttccatgTAAGTGGGAAGACAGATAAAGTGGTGCAGTACTGTAGTTCTTACATCTCTCATGTTTATACAGCTGCCCCTTCCACATGTTCGAGACAGTACAAAGGGTCTTGGGAAAGTGAGGAGTCAGCTGTGTACTCCTTTATCATTCATGGTCCAGAAAGGAAATAAGATACTCTGCAGAAATACCTTGCTCTCTGCCTGTGGAAGCGTTTGGAAAAATATTCCCTCTGGGAAACCCCAAGTCTCTGAGTtgcggggaggagagaggggaggaagatggagagttgtttttttctctcgCATATATCTAAAGACAGAGGAGTACTCCGGGAGAGTCAGCATGTCAGCCAGAGGGAGAGGGCAGCGGATCAAAGGAAGCTCTCAGCTCGCCTTCTACTCATGGAAAGGAGCTGTGCGGAGAAACTAGGGAGCTAGTGCCAGGGTCACTCAACTGGAGGAGCACTTCCCATAGGGATCAGCAGCTGATAAGGTAGGTTAGTCAGCAGTTTCCTCTTCCCATCTTAAGAGCCAAGCTAGAATCTGCTGCTTAGGAGAAAGCCTGCACTGTACAGGCTCCACAAGCATCTGTCTGGGCAAGAGCCTTGTTGCCTCTCTCTGCCCTGGCTGCCAGCAGTGCACAGAGATGCTGCAAATCCCAGCGCCTGTGCTGTGTCCAGAGTGAATTTTAGGTAGGTCTGCAGGCAGGCCTCCCCAGGCCTTCTTAGGGACAGCTTCCATTTTTCCTTATTGGAAAGCATGAAAAATTGTTACCAGATGCACAATTCCTTACCTCCCCGAGTGCTGGAGGAAGCGTTTCGTATTTAGGGTTGCATAACTCACTCCTTTTGTTTGCCTTGTGACTAGGACGGCGGCACCAGAGGGCGTCGCTGTGCCATCGAGGCAGACATGAAGATGAAGAAATGATGCTGCAGGGAGACAGAAAATCCCAGCACCTGGCATCCTCCAGCTGGAGTGCAAGCACGATGCAGTTAACAGCtcttggaggaggaagaaaagctgcaGGTCCATATCTGGGACCTGATCCACCTCCTTCGCTTGCCCCTCTGGAAAGCAGTGTCTCGTTGGAATGTGTAACCCAAAGAAACTTCCCTGGAGGGGAAGACTAGCCCCCCTGCCTGTTTTAGGGCAGTCGTCTTGGGCTTCATCAGTGTTCTGGTGTTAGCTAGCAACTGGTGGCTCGTATGTACTGTAATGTGAAGTGTACAGATTTTTACTAGTGATGTgtaaatgtgtatgtatattaAAGTCTGGGAACAAATCCAGTGTACAGTGTGCAGTGTACTGA includes:
- the BRD8 gene encoding bromodomain-containing protein 8 isoform X1, which produces MAAGTGKHKLLSAGPTEPWSIREKLCLASSVMRSGDQNWVSVSRAIKPFAEPGRPPDWFSQKHCASQYSELLETTETPKRKRGEKGEVVETVEDVIVRKLTAERVEELKKMIKETQEKYRQLKKDAELIQAGHMDNRLEELCNEIMIKKKMEEEEAEVKRKATDAAYQARQAIKNPPRRLTGVMVRSPAGSTSPGGEYALGDLSQPAVDEASPGVTPGTLPSTPVASFIGIPDTPPGSAPLDAPMTPVTDDSPQKKMLGQKATPPPSPLLSELLKKGSLLPTSPRLVGENEMAVASGHINSSGVLLEVGSVLPVLHSGEMQSAPGAVPASPAASGAPTLSRLLEAGPAQFTSPLASFSAVASETPAKLLPPPVEPVPQATIVMMPTLSAPSVVPPAAAPESVATVSQPEACVSMEAVSDSHTVTVSMDSSEISMIIDSIKKECLGSGAGSAAGSSKDHCIDGKEDLDLAEKMDIAVSYTGEELDFDTVGNIIAIIEDKVDDHPEVLDAAVVEAALSSFCEDTDDPQTLPGPWEHSIRQEHEKQAQIPQVSVTVKQERLECEEPEAKGIRDLMGIGELGSEIKTEPPEQEQNQLGPEETIPTTARVTETPELRNQEVEEDQRVSVAAVETSEIEIESAKGEDAVHNTVKTETPPDDDSSPPQVPNVSEDSSQADVQHKFELSESMKEEAQALFRSQMKDGQGEEDDEDGASEAASLEEPKEEDQGEGYLSEMDNEPPVSESDDGFSVHNAPLQSHTLADSIPSSPASSQFSVCSEDQEAIQAQKIWKKAIMLVWRAAANHRYANVFLQPVTDDIAPGYHSIVQRPMDLSTIKKNIENGLIRTTAEFQRDIMLMFQNAVMYNSSDHDVYHMAVEMQRDVLEQIQQFLATQLIMQTSESGISAKSLRGRDSTRKQDASEKDSVPMGSPAFLLSLFDGGTRGRRCAIEADMKMKK
- the BRD8 gene encoding bromodomain-containing protein 8 isoform X4; the encoded protein is MAAGTGKHKLLSAGPTEPWSIREKLCLASSVMRSGDQNWVSVSRAIKPFAEPGRPPDWFSQKHCASQYSELLETTETPKRKRGEKGEVVETVEDVIVRKLTAERVEELKKMIKETQEKYRQLKKDAELIQAGHMDNRLEELCNEIMIKKKMEEEEAEVKRKATDAAYQARQAIKNPPRRLTGVMVRSPAGSTSPGGEYALGDLSQPAVDEASPGVGENEMAVASGHINSSGVLLEVGSVLPVLHSGEMQSAPGAVPASPAASGAPTLSRLLEAGPAQFTSPLASFSAVASETPAKLLPPPVEPVPQATIVMMPTLSAPSVVPPAAAPESVATVSQPEACVSMEAVSDSHTVTVSMDSSEISMIIDSIKKECLGSGAGSAAGSSKDHCIDGKEDLDLAEKMDIAVSYTGEELDFDTVGNIIAIIEDKVDDHPEVLDAAVVEAALSSFCEDTDDPQTLPGPWEHSIRQEHEKQAQIPQVSVTVKQERLECEEPEAKGIRDLMGIGELGSEIKTEPPEQEQNQLGPEETIPTTARVTETPELRNQEVEEDQRVSVAAVETSEIEIESAKGEDAVHNTVKTETPPDDDSSPPQVPNVSEDSSQADVQHKFELSESMKEEAQALFRSQMKDGQGEEDDEDGASEAASLEEPKEEDQGEGYLSEMDNEPPVSESDDGFSVHNAPLQSHTLADSIPSSPASSQFSVCSEDQEAIQAQKIWKKAIMLVWRAAANHRYANVFLQPVTDDIAPGYHSIVQRPMDLSTIKKNIENGLIRTTAEFQRDIMLMFQNAVMYNSSDHDVYHMAVEMQRDVLEQIQQFLATQLIMQTSESGISAKSLRGRDSTRKQDASEKDSVPMGSPAFLLSLFDGGTRGRRCAIEADMKMKK
- the BRD8 gene encoding bromodomain-containing protein 8 isoform X2; translation: MAAGTGKHKLLSAGPTEPWSIREKLCLASSVMRSGDQNWVSVSRAIKPFAEPGRPPDWFSQKHCASQYSELLETTETPKRKRGEKGEVVETVEDVIVRKLTAERVEELKKMIKETQEKYRQLKKDAELIQAGHMDNRLEELCNEIMIKKKMEEEEAEVKRKATDAAYQARQAIKNPPRRLTGVMVRSPAGSTSPGGEYALGDLSQPAVDEASPGVTPGTLPSTPVASFIGIPDTPPGSAPLDAPMTPVTDDSPQKKMLGQKATPPPSPLLSELLKKGSLLPTSPRLVGENEMAVASGHINSSGVLLEVGSVLPVLHSGEMQSAPGAVPASPAASGAPTLSRLLEAGPAQFTSPLASFSAVASETPAKLLPPPVEPVPQATIVMMPTLSAPSVVPPAAAPESVATVSQPEACVSMEAVSDSHTVTVSMDSSEISMIIDSIKKECLGSGAGSAAGSSKDHCIDGKEDLDLAEKMDIAVSYTGEELDFDTVGNIIAIIEDKVDDHPEVLDAAVVEAALSSFCEDTDDPQTLPGPWEHSIRQEHEKQAQIPQVSVTVKQERLECEEPEAKGIRDLMGIGELGSEIKTEPPEQEQNQLGPEETIPTTARVTETPELRNQEVEEDQRVSVAAVETSEIEIESAKGEDAVHNTVKTETPPDDDSSPPQVPNVSEDSSQADVQHKFELSESMKEEAQALFRSQMKDGQGEEDDEDGASEAASLEEPKEEDQGEGYLSEMDNEPPVSESDDGFSVHNAPLQSHTLADSIPSSPASSQFSVCSEDQEAIQAQKIWKKAIMLVWRAAANHRYANVFLQPVTDDIAPGYHSIVQRPMDLSTIKKNIENGLIRTTAEFQRDIMLMFQNAVMYNSSDHDVYHMAVEMQRDVLEQIQQFLATQLIMQTSESGISAKSLRGRDSTRKQDASEKDGGTRGRRCAIEADMKMKK
- the BRD8 gene encoding bromodomain-containing protein 8 isoform X3, producing MAAGTGKHKLLSAGPTEPWSIREKLCLASSVMRSGDQNWVSVSRAIKPFAEPGRPPDWFSQKHCASQYSELLETTETPKRKRGEKGEVVETVEDVIVRKLTAERVEELKKMIKETQEKYRQLKKDAELIQAGHMDNRLEELCNEIMIKKKMEEEEAEVKRKATDAAYQARQAIKNPPRRLTGVMVRSPAGSTSPGGEYALGDLSQPAVDEASPGVTPGTLPSTPVASFIGIPDTPPGSAPLDAPMTPVTDDSPQKKMLGQKATPPPSPLLSELLKKGSLLPTSPRLVGENEMAVASGHINSSGVLLEVGSVLPVLHSGEMQSAPGAVPASPAASVSQPEACVSMEAVSDSHTVTVSMDSSEISMIIDSIKKECLGSGAGSAAGSSKDHCIDGKEDLDLAEKMDIAVSYTGEELDFDTVGNIIAIIEDKVDDHPEVLDAAVVEAALSSFCEDTDDPQTLPGPWEHSIRQEHEKQAQIPQVSVTVKQERLECEEPEAKGIRDLMGIGELGSEIKTEPPEQEQNQLGPEETIPTTARVTETPELRNQEVEEDQRVSVAAVETSEIEIESAKGEDAVHNTVKTETPPDDDSSPPQVPNVSEDSSQADVQHKFELSESMKEEAQALFRSQMKDGQGEEDDEDGASEAASLEEPKEEDQGEGYLSEMDNEPPVSESDDGFSVHNAPLQSHTLADSIPSSPASSQFSVCSEDQEAIQAQKIWKKAIMLVWRAAANHRYANVFLQPVTDDIAPGYHSIVQRPMDLSTIKKNIENGLIRTTAEFQRDIMLMFQNAVMYNSSDHDVYHMAVEMQRDVLEQIQQFLATQLIMQTSESGISAKSLRGRDSTRKQDASEKDSVPMGSPAFLLSLFDGGTRGRRCAIEADMKMKK
- the BRD8 gene encoding bromodomain-containing protein 8 isoform X5; this encodes MAAGTGKHKLLSAGPTEPWSIREKLCLASSVMRSGDQNWVSVSRAIKPFAEPGRPPDWFSQKHCASQYSELLETTETPKRKRGEKGEVVETVEDVIVRKLTAERVEELKKMIKETQEKYRQLKKDAELIQAGHMDNRLEELCNEIMIKKKMEEEEAEVKRKATDAAYQARQAIKNPPRRLTGVMVRSPAGSTSPGGEYALGDLSQPAVDEASPGVTPGTLPSTPVASFIGIPDTPPGSAPLDAPMTPVTDDSPQKKMLGQKATPPPSPLLSELLKKGSLLPTSPRLVGENEMAVASGHINSSGVLLEVGSVLPVLHSGEMQSAPGAVPASPAASVSQPEACVSMEAVSDSHTVTVSMDSSEISMIIDSIKKECLGSGAGSAAGSSKDHCIDGKEDLDLAEKMDIAVSYTGEELDFDTVGNIIAIIEDKVDDHPEVLDAAVVEAALSSFCEDTDDPQTLPGPWEHSIRQEHEKQAQIPQVSVTVKQERLECEEPEAKGIRDLMGIGELGSEIKTEPPEQEQNQLGPEETIPTTARVTETPELRNQEVEEDQRVSVAAVETSEIEIESAKGEDAVHNTVKTETPPDDDSSPPQVPNVSEDSSQADVQHKFELSESMKEEAQALFRSQMKDGQGEEDDEDGASEAASLEEPKEEDQGEGYLSEMDNEPPVSESDDGFSVHNAPLQSHTLADSIPSSPASSQFSVCSEDQEAIQAQKIWKKAIMLVWRAAANHRYANVFLQPVTDDIAPGYHSIVQRPMDLSTIKKNIENGLIRTTAEFQRDIMLMFQNAVMYNSSDHDVYHMAVEMQRDVLEQIQQFLATQLIMQTSESGISAKSLRGRDSTRKQDASEKDGGTRGRRCAIEADMKMKK